The nucleotide sequence GCAAGGAAAGTGggatttgctttctttctgagGGAAATGGCTGAGggatcaaaataaaaaaatctttgtcaCTTGTTTTGGTTAAACAGCACATTTAACATGTTGATTTTTTGAGGACGTGTTACAGACTACTGCAAGTTCTGTTTTTTCAGCTCTATATTTCATGTAAATATTTCCTTAGTACACTTGCAATTCAAGAActgagacaaaaaataaaattattctagTCAGATTCATGACCAttattgctttctttcttcagttcctAGTCTCACAAAAGCTAAAATCCTTCAGGAAGATAATaaagaagtgtttgagaaagtCTTGGGTAACAGAAAAGCCGGTGATTTATACACCATCCTGAGCTTTAGGATGCCAGACTTCAGCTTCCAGCTTACCACAGCCTAAAATCATCTAAAGGTATCTTCCCAGGGATTTGCTGATGGGCTCAGTAACACTCCCACATCCCAGGAAGCTGCCATGAAAGTGCCTGAGATAAAGAGTCTGCGGGTACTCTGGAATTCCTGTCACGGGGATGATAAAAACCTGGCAAAACAAGGAGTAGAAGAAACCCTTTGATAATCTCCTCCTCTGTAAAGAAGAtaggaaggagagaaaatcagagaaaaacaaagttcttCCCAACTTACTTGTTTgtaagaatttttaaagaaataaaaaataatttgggacTAGATAAGTGTATCTGAGCAATAGCAGGCAAATACTGAATGACAACTACATGGCTTTACACacactatgaagaaaaaattaacagaaaagcCTCAAAATTTGGGATATAAGAACAATTTAATTGTTGGGTGGTCTCTTACTGAATCAGTGAGCTAAAAGTTTACCTTAAAAAGCTATAGGTTTTGCCTCACTATTCTCAGTCACTCTATCCACTTTTTCACATTACACATCACACCACattcctgcagcccaggcagaAGGGCAATGTGCTCCTTCTGCTCTGGTGCTGATCCCCACACAGAAATCTTCGTCAAGCAGATGAAGAAATAGAAGCAGGATCTGTTTGCTTTGagggttttatttgtttcagaggggtttttttgttgtttgttattTCAGAACACACCTGATCACTTTCAAGCCCAGTGCCAAATTCAGGAGGCTCTGGGAtggctcctgcctccctcaACACATCCTCACACTGATCCTCCAACCCACACTCTGCAGGCCACAGTTCACACAGCACCAGTGACCCTCACACAtctcagcagcccagcagcagctttccccaCTCACCAACACACTCTGATGCCCAGTAATATAAACACAGTTCCTAAACCATTTTCCATAACTCAGCTCTCAGTAGCAGCACAAATAGCAATGGCATCAAAGCCAGGGGCACCTGGATTCTGACAGAACCAGGAAACAAGAGGCTTCCTGGGAAAgggttaattaaaaaaaaaacaaacaaaaaaacccaaacaaaaaccttaCACAGAAAGATAATCAACAGGAAAGCCTGTGTGTGCAAAGTTCCAGGAAACATCACTCGTCCCCCTGTGCCAGTGGTCAcccagagacagcagcaagGGCTCTCCACTGGAGCACTCAAGGTGGTTTGGGGCAGGACAGAAGCAACCTGTGGTGAGACAAAAGAACCACAAGTAGGTAAAACAATAAGCAAATTACAAATTCTGGACTAGACActaatttcttcagaaattctttttttcctcaatgtTTTGCCACAGATGCCAAGCATTGTCACTTTACCCAAGAGGGTCCTGATGACATCACATGCTCCCCAAAGAACGGCACACCCTCCCAAACCAAGTGACAAAGATcatctcagctgtgctgcactgtCTCCAAGGACAGACGCCCCAGGACAAGATGGCCTGGTCATCTCATGCTCTGAGTAGCAGCACCAATATCAAGGGCATCAAACTCAGCAGCACCTGGTTTCTGACGGACCAAGGAAAATAAGGAGCTTCTCTGCAAAGgtgtaataaaaaaagaagagcaatcAACAGGaaagtaaagaagaaagaaataaatcaaacaTCAGCCCAGCCCCTTGCACTCTGGTGAAATGTTTCTTTCCGTGCATGCAAAGGTCCAGGAAGCATCACCCATCCCCATGTGCAAGTGGTCACCTCGAGGCAGCAGCAAGGGCCCTCTCTGGTGAAGCATAGAAGGGTATTTTTGAAGAGTAGAAGACCCTGTGGTGAAAGAAGAGAACCAcaagttttgaaaacaaagagaaagcaaaacactCACTTGTGCAAGGGGCAGTCTCAACAGGTTCCAGCTCCTAGACCAACTACCTTGTATGAAAAGGCTTTTGCTGAGCAATAGCAAAGAAGAACTGAACAAAGAAGAAGTGCAACAAGAACAATAGAGAAATACCTGTCTGTGTGCCAGAAACCTGTGCTTGGAGACAAACCACACCTGTGGATCTACACCATGAAGCACCTGTGTCACTGTGGGCTCTGCCATGCACATGGGACTCCATGAATGTGCTCAAGAGAAAGAGGCAGAATCCCTGCCAAGAAAAGCATTCTAGGGCCCGCACCAAAGGATGGGACTGCTCTGTATCTTCTGCACAGAATCTGTGAGGAGGGAACAGCAGGCTGTGGTGCCTGATCCTACCTCAGCCATGAGCAGCATCACTCTGGATCTCTATGAAAGTCATCCAGGAAAAATCCTTGAGGCGCTTCTAAGAAATGATGAGGTTAAAGGAACCCAAATTTTGGACTTGAACTGAATGTGTCCTGATGGTGGGGTCCTGATGACATCACATCCTCCCCAAAGAGCGACACAGCCTCCCAAGTGAAGGGACAAAGATCATCTCAGCTGCACTGCACCAGCCCCAAGCGCAGACACCCCAGGAGAAGATGGACAGgtctcctgccctgctcctgctgctcactctGGGACTCTGTGAGTACCGACACGGGGTTGTGCAGCCCCTCCACTGGGACGGGCAAGGAAAACCCTTCTATCAAATTCAAGACATAGGACTAACTAGttaaaggggaggaaaaaatcaaaccagaaagGCTGGCTTTGAGGTGTGCTCAGTAATTGTGGGGGGAGAGGCAGAATCACCTCAGCCGGCAAAGGGCAGCCAGAGGGGTGGCTGCAGCACCACCCGCCCTGGGAAGGGAGACTGCTCGGATGAGTGGCtctggaagggagggagaagggcagaaaaaaagaggtttatAAGTTAAGAGCTTGTATAGCTTATCACTTTGGAGAAGCAGGGAAGGGGTAATGTCCCTGAGAAGGCACTGGAAGGGCAGCACCCACCGTGGCTGATTGCTGAGCACCCTCCTTGCACCAGCCCAGCAAGGACTCCAAGAAAACCTTCACATCATCCAGACAGCGCGGTCTTCCCTCTGCATTTGTACCTCCAACCCATGGCTGGGGAGGGAAGTGTCCTCAGAGAACCCTTTTAGTCTTCCCAAGAGCTTCCAGCAAGGATTTCTCTCCTGCAGGCTGCCCTGGGATCCATGGCCAGTCACTTGAGATGAAGGTCAGGTCTCCCAAGGACATCACCCAGCTCCGCGTGGGacagaggctggagctggagtgtCAGACTGACAAGAACAGTGGCGCATTCTGGATCCACCAGGACAAGAGTGGGACCCTTCACTTCATCGTCTTCATCAGTTCTGTTTCCCAGACCACACTCAGCAGGGATCAGAGAACATCCCCTCGCTTTGAGGCGAGCAAACACAACTCGATCTATCTGTTGGTAGTGAAGTCTTTCACACCGCAGGACGAGGGGAACTATTTCTGCATGATGAATTTCAACCAGATGCTGTTCTTCAGCCCTGGCCAGCCTGCTTTCCTTCCAGGTCAGCAACACCTTCACCCAACCTCACTCAGCCCTGACAAAAtgcccagcacctcctgcccatGCCCTTTTTCACAGCTGTCTCTCCCACAAACCCCATTTCCCTCCTTGCTTGCCCAAGGCATCCTGTGACCAACCCACTCGTCCTCCTGCCAGAGGCTCCCTGCTTGCCACCTCTGTTCCTGGGACTGCTCCTGCCCAAAGGCAAAGATGACTGGGCAGACCCAGCATTGCCTCCCCATCCTCACTTCCCCATGCCACCCATGGCTCTGAAGGGAGAAGGCTAAAGCAAAGTCCACCACCACCATCCCCTGCTTcctcagcacacacagctcccaAAAGTACTGCCAGGCTCAGGGGCTCAGGCTTTCTGAGCATGGTGTCAGAAAGTGAGAAATaaggaggctgcagctccctcctggcTCTTGGGAGACCCTCCCTGGGGGACACCCCATCCAAATGGGCTCTATGTAAAGTTCCCCCCAGCTGAGCCCTTTGCtgtgcacaggaacagcagTGCCCGGGtaggagagaagaaaggcagGAGAGTTATTTCACTGTATTTCCCTACATTCCGAATTCATCCCTTTCACTTACAGACACCACCACTGTACCAGCAGCCACCACACCAGGACCCACCACACCAGGATACACCACCCAGGGCGGCATCACTGAAAAGGATTCCTGCCAGAAGACATCAGATCCAGGTAGCCTggatgcagggagggaaagggaagagctgGATTCTCATCACTGATAACAAGGGGCATCCTGCAGATATTTTGGGTTGGGGGAAGAGTGAAAATCCATACAGCTTTAGCAGAATAGGAAGGATTAAATTCCAGTGTTTCATCCCCCAGAGGAAAGGCTAAGGATGATGTAAAAAGCATGAGCACATTCCATGCCTGGGCACACCAGAAACAGGGTGCAAGAGGGTAGGACCTTGGGGTCCAGGGCTGCTTTTAGCCTCATCAGAGGACACAGAAGAGCTTTTGGCCACGTGTCCTTCCTCCAATGCCCAAGAAAACACTGACAGGAGTAGAACATCTCTGCAGGCCCAGGGGAAGCTCTCTGCCTCAGGCACGCCAGGCAGGGCCCTGGGCAGCTCCCTTGGCTCCACCAGAACTGGCAGTAACACCAGCTGTGAGCACCCAGTGGACCTTCCCTCTTCTCTATTCCTGCAGACAAAAGAATGCAGGAAGATCTGGAGTACTTCTGTCTCATCTTCCTCTGGGTCCCCTTGGCAGGCCTCTGtctcctgcttctccagctgctggccaCCACCATCGTGCTGTGTCGACATAAGGCTCACCACAACCCCCTCTAGGTTCATCTCTGGCCTGAAAccacatccctgtccctcagGAAGATAGATGGATGTTCTGGCTGCTTTGCAAGGCATGGGATAAACAGGTCAATGCAAGAGAAGGACCCCTGTTATCATCACTGCCTGGTATCTTCCAAAAAACCATCTCCACACTTCCAGAGTGACCTTCCCCTCCCACTCCAGCTCTTTCCAAAGATTTTATACAAATGAGGTGCAACAATCTGACTGCAGCATCAGAGCTTCTTTCCCAACAAAAGGCCACACATTATGAATGGGAAGCTTTGCcttgaaaaagtattttctctaTTCAGTGTCGTTGAATGTGACAGGTGACACACaccaaaattaaatgtattaacATTGAACAGAAAGCCGTTCAGAAAACTGagtgaaagcatttttctgGATTTCAATCCCTGTAAGTTTTGTTATTCTTCCTAATTAAATTACTATGTCATGACCCAGAGATTAATTTATTGCCTGTTGTAGTACTTGGGAGCCTACAGAGGACAATCACGTGGGGAGAAGCAGGACATAGGTATTTAAATtcaaaaaagcatttcaatAAGATGAACACATGCACAACAAAGTCCTCACTACTGCATTGAATCCTACTGTAGGAtaaacagagagaaacaaaaccccaagcaaTAAAAAAGACCTATATTTGGGCATTAACTGATGTTACTAACAGCGATGCTCCACCATGCAGTGCTGCACTAAGACCCCAGTCCTGAAGCAATATTGATCCAGGCAAGTTCTTCTTGCAGTGAAGAACTGGAAGTAGGAAAtctttgggtttggtttttttggtcattttGTAGGGCTTGCTTGTTAGTgctttttctgcagtatttcattTGCACAGGAAATCAACGTCCAGAAAAAGAATTGCAACACTGACAGTGGTAATTACCCCCCTGAACACAGCTCCAAATCCACTGCACAGCGGAATCTTCCCATTTTGGACCTCTAGTACCACTGTAACAGACATAATGAGTTAGCATAAGCCTATAAGAGAAGGGAGTAGAAAAGCAGAtccagctctccagctgtgGGTTTTCTGTGAGATCCTacactgttgcagtggggatactgcaacacgcatatatcaaaccaggagtcccgtggaaaggaaatatatatggacagacagattcttgatagctgtttcagagatgtttatttctccagccgcatggccggagctctgcccaggaactgctccagtcacgggaccaagggtccttctgcccgcgcagggaacacaaaccaacccatgggaacgaggctgagcaggggcagggaagccccgtgtctgtgccctcagggcccctctcccagggctacacggcgggggagggaccccaacactaCACATTCATGGACTGCTGCCCATCCCAAGATACCTGGGGGTAAAACTCGTCCTTTTGTCTCTTCTTACATGAGGCTTTCTATCACTGAGCTCCTTAAATTTTAGTATGTTTTACAAATATACCCAATACGCTGCACTGAACTGCTCTGATTCCACCTttgctgcaaaagcagcacaatCCTCTTTGCAGAAGGTCAGAAGGCTGAGGGGGCCAGAACAGCTTGGAGCAAGCACTAAAACCCTTTTGTAGTCACTGCCCCAGTTTCTCCCTGAATACCCCAAAAATTACCAACTTCACCACAGAAGCCTCCAGCAGAGGCAGTgacccagcacagctctccaaaGCAACACTGACTTTGCTTTGCAAGCTCTTCATTCCTCGTTGATCAGCTCATgttccagcacagctcagcttcaCCCAGCACTGCACCTTGGATCTAAACCTATGGCTCAAAAGAGCCTCTGATGTTTTCCATTGACAGGTGGAGCTGAGGAACAATATTCTTTATAATCCACTTACAATCTGGATTTTCTTTAGAAGACCTTTGCAACCCTACTAATAAGGTACCAGTAgaaggcaaaaccaaaaccacatcTTTTGTACTAAAATGTTAAGAAGCAATTGCAAATAAAAGTGCAGCAGTGAGAAGGGAAAGTCCCAAGAGCAACTCCAGCCCTGCATGCATACACCTCTAGCAAATCATGCAAGTTCAGAGCAGACTGGCTGGGTTTGTGGTCGAGTGGCAATGTCTGGCCAAGGAGCCTGGACTGCTGCTTGCACTAATAAAAAGAGGAGGACTGGCTGCACTGGAGTCCAGAGAAGCAGCTCAAGGGTGCTTGCTTGTGCATGCAGGAAGCTGCTGTTGGACAGGCCCTAGACACCAGACAGCTTTTTGCTTACAGCATATGGAAGAAGTTCTAGTTCCACAAAAAGGAGACTGAGCAGGGTGCAGAGGCAAAGGCTGGAAGCTGCTACAGGCTGACACAAAGCAAACTGGAGCCTGGCATAAAGAATGACTTTCaaagaggagcagaaggaatACATTTGTTCAGAGCTTGATGGTTACCTAATTGCACACTTGCTCTATACTAATAATGGAGTAGCTCAAAACTCTCAGAATCTGATGGGCTAAAGACAAACAACCCAGGAGTTAACACTTAATGGTGGGGAGAGCAAGAGCTGTTGCACAACCTAACCACAACCTCAactaataaaggaaaaaagagtacAAGATGGTCACTGAAAGCCTATGAAGACGAGGCAGGCATCAGATGCCCCCAAAACAGAGCATCCAGAATTTGTTGATAAACCCCTGGTTCTACCCCATCCACAGCTTCACTTATTCAGTGAACTTTTCTGAGTGAGCACGGATTTTGATAAATAAGCTCCAGATACATAATACAGCCCAGATGACCCCACCAGAGCCAGTAACTGGACTGGTCAGTTAAAGTCACTTTGTCTGTTCAAGCCTGTATTTGACAGATGACCTCCACAGGGAAGGCACCTAAACTCCACCCAGACTCCTCAGACTAATTCTGTGGTGCATTTTGTGCAAGTGCTTGGAACCATACCCTtggtgctgcttctgcagcattcaacacagaaaagcagatttaggcaaggaaaaaagtacaaaaagcCCGTGGAAGAACAGTAAATAGGCAGTGAAACACAACCTTCCTGTAAGTaggtttctttcttctgatTCATCTGACATCAAATCTGTTTGACATGCAGGATCAGCACAACCTATCCATTCTGATCATTGCTGATTCCCATCCTGATCTGTGCTGAATAAATTGACTACATGTAAATTTTTGTCATGGGAGATCAATCACATCTGTTTGTGTTCCACATTCCTGGAAACCTCCCAGGCAACTTAGAAACCTTGCAAAATACTGAATTTACTCTCAgttctgaggggaaaaaactgtCAGTCAAAATAGCTATGttcatatatttatttcctctccCCCCAGGCAAATGTCTCATGGATAATGCTCAAGACTTGAATGGAGCATTCAAGGTGCATTATTTGcaccttccccatccccttGTTTCTTAAGCAAAGTAAAGGAAAAGTTACAGCCATAACCTGACAGTAAGAAGGAGGAAACCAAGAGCAGCGCCACCAGgtctgaaaataaacacaaggcagaggaaatgcaggagaaaaggggATCTCCTTTTACAACTGCTGAACTCAGGGAAGGTTTGCTCACTGCAGCCCAGGTCACAGCACCCACCAGCTTCTGAGTCTGCAGCAAAGCACTAAGTCTCTGTGCCAGTCTGCACTGCTGTTCTACAACACCCTCTAGAAAGTGAGAAGTTCTGAAGTGGAATAGGAACTGGATACTTCCAGGGCTTTTGCATTTGAATACATAGATACAGCTGTCCTGTAAAAATTAGTTCAAGTTAATGTGATCCAAAACACCAGTTCCTACATATAGGCCCAGCAGGACTCAGTAAGAGCTTATAAGAGGCCGTAAACAACTCCAGTTTCCGTATTTCTCTGCAGGACTGCCAATTTAATGCAAACTTGAAGTCACAGAGAAAGATTAAGTCACTCTCATCTCACATATATACATTTTTGTAAAGCACTCTTCCTTTTTACATACTAACACTTGAATTAAATTCAGAGTAGTGATGTAACACCACATTACAGTGTTACTACAAATCATTGCtgccacttttatttttttctctggttcTCAAAGcttcttttcctatttctcttattcacaaaaggaaaacagtaagAACTGGGATGTATTAAAGAGGATTATATCCCTCCCTGCCCAAGAGACAAACCAATCTCCGAAGTGATAAGCACAGAAAGAAACTGTATCTTGCAGTGGGCAAACAAACCTTGCAAGGAAAATCTAACCCAAACTTACTGCCTTTAACTTGGCAAGTTGGCTCCGAGTGGTCACTCCAACCTTGAATTTTAGCAGCAGCCATCCTGTAAAGTGTCAAGAAGAAAGATTCAAAGCAACAGGATGGAGACAGGTCTAAGCTACCAGGGATCAGAAGCTCTGACTCATTACTGGTAACACACAGCATCCACTTCAGTTTCTCCACAAAATTAACCTGACAGAAAGAAGACTGAAATCAATACAGTGTTTCCACTGAGGAACACTGATTTTAGGAGGGAAGATTGTTAGTTCATCCATGTCTAGTTGCAATGTGCAGTGCTGAggtcacagcaggaaaagactTAATTAAGAAATACTTCAGAGAGCAGCTGCACATCGAGAGTACTAACAGGAGGTGAGGACATGAACTTTGTGTTAATGACAGccaaaaaggaacaaaaccttTGAAGCTTAAAAAGGCTATGTACTAATTCACTTTCTACTCTTTTTAAGTTTTGATAATGCTATATAACACAAGTCAGACTCAAAACCCCACAAGAACATATCACAATACATTTCCTATTTAAGgcatttacaaaaattaaaactcaaGTCTATTAATAGACATTGAACTAACACTACAAATAAGCTGctgctacaaaaaaaaccaagtttATAAACATCCATTCCTTTCGGAGCACCCAGAAGTTAAACTTGATATAAGCATGGTCAAAAAATTCTTGGCTTGATGCCCATCCACACCACTAACCAGTGCATTtgctgccacagagctgctgttctgaCACAGTTTGCAGAGAGGAGAAGCATCAGCCAAGAATTTTTTGACCATGCTTATATCAAGTCCTGTACAGTCCAAGGAGTGACACAGTGATCTGGATACAGATACAAACATGCTGAATGTCTTTACTCCCATCCTGCAGCACTAAAAAACTCTTGGGGCACACAGGGCTAGTTTAGGGACTAGTTAAAGGCTTCACAACCCGGTCCAAAAGTGTAATGGAGACAGATCTCAGATACCACTGTAGCTTCAACATCCAACACTTTTTTTACCGTGGATACTCCCACCCCCTGTTAGGGACAATGCACATCAGGTGCCAACAATATTTTAAGTATGAAAACCACAGGGTTTTATTCACTTTTCCCCTGCAAGTACTTGCTCCAGTTACCAGAAGTGTATCAGGCAGGAGAGAACCCACATCACAGGGCAAAATGTGCCAACCAAACTGCAGAACTGCTTCCCAaatgcccagcacagcctccagtTAGGGTGAGCACACAGGCTCTCAACACTGAACCGTGAGCATCATCTGTTGGTGGAGCTGCACAACTGCAGGCAAGGACTTTTGAGTCAACATAGAGGCAGATAGGAAAAGAATGGCAATGATCTGGTGAAAACAGCTGAGTTTTTGAATTAGCTATGGATCTATAACATGCACTAGTGAAGTGGTATTTAATACCTAAGGTGAATTTGTACCTTATTTCCGTTTAACAACTGTTCTATTCTTGGACTCTAAGCTATCAACATTTACTGGTGTTCACGCCAGTGCCAAAATACCATCAGTGTAAGAGAGAAAGATGCAGCAGCACTCATACTTCAGGCTGGTTGTGAGGGGGTTTGTTATTACTGGTTGGGTTTGCTGggtttttaattacttcataTGCCATTTCATATAGATCCAAAGCATTAAGCAGTTCcagtcaaaagaaaatattaaaagcaatttCAGCAAGACTAGGAAACCTACATGGAAAATAATATCCTCACCCGTTTATTGTTGATTTTACCACTTGGTAACGCGGCTGTTTGGAACTCAGTGTGAATACAATGAGGTTTTGCAGAAAATCACACACCAGTATTTTTTCACATGTATCAAAACACATCTGAAGTTTAAAATTTGTGTGCCTTGACTCGCTCCTCATTTTATAATGCCTCTGTAGGTTTGTC is from Corvus moneduloides isolate bCorMon1 chromosome 5, bCorMon1.pri, whole genome shotgun sequence and encodes:
- the LOC116444064 gene encoding T-cell surface glycoprotein CD8 alpha chain-like; the encoded protein is MKVRSPKDITQLRVGQRLELECQTDKNSGAFWIHQDKSGTLHFIVFISSVSQTTLSRDQRTSPRFEASKHNSIYLLVVKSFTPQDEGNYFCMMNFNQMLFFSPGQPAFLPDTTTVPAATTPGPTTPGYTTQGGITEKDSCQKTSDPDKRMQEDLEYFCLIFLWVPLAGLCLLLLQLLATTIVLCRHKAHHNPL